A single region of the Bacillus cereus genome encodes:
- a CDS encoding NYN domain-containing protein, translating into MNDILIVDGYNIIGAWGDLKELRDVDLQSSRDALIDKMADYQGYTGTKVMIVFDAYTVHGIEKKMKQSRVEVIFTRKNQTADEKIEKLAIELRNINTQIYVATSDYTEQWVIFAQGALRKSARELELEVQAMEQQVRRRTKDTKEKQPAMRKIFSKDVTEKLEKLRRGER; encoded by the coding sequence ATGAACGATATTTTAATCGTTGACGGCTACAACATTATCGGGGCTTGGGGAGACTTGAAGGAACTACGGGATGTAGATTTGCAATCATCAAGAGACGCGCTTATTGATAAGATGGCGGATTATCAAGGTTATACAGGAACGAAAGTAATGATAGTCTTTGATGCCTATACAGTGCATGGTATTGAAAAAAAGATGAAACAATCGCGGGTGGAAGTAATATTCACGCGTAAGAATCAAACTGCGGACGAAAAGATAGAGAAACTTGCAATCGAGCTTAGAAATATTAATACACAAATATATGTTGCGACTTCTGATTATACGGAACAATGGGTTATATTTGCGCAAGGTGCCCTTCGGAAATCTGCGCGTGAATTAGAGTTAGAAGTACAAGCGATGGAGCAACAAGTAAGAAGACGTACGAAAGACACGAAAGAAAAGCAACCAGCCATGCGAAAGATATTTAGTAAAGATGTTACAGAAAAGTTAGAAAAATTAAGAAGAGGAGAGCGTTGA
- a CDS encoding RNA polymerase factor sigma-70, whose translation MEAGFVSVGDVTFRDLEDEAIVELVRKGNTDALEYLIHKYKNFVRAKSRSYFLVGADREDIVQEGMIGLFKAIRDYKEDKLSSFKAFAELCITRQIITAIKTATRQKHIPLNSYVSLDKPIYDEESDRTLLDVISEAKVTDPEEMIISQEEYSDIESKISELLSDLERKVLSLYLDGRSYQEISEQLNRHVKSIDNALQRVKRKLERYMEMRESTNLNS comes from the coding sequence GTGGAAGCAGGCTTCGTAAGTGTAGGCGACGTTACATTTCGTGATTTAGAGGATGAGGCAATTGTTGAGTTAGTTCGAAAAGGTAATACTGACGCTCTAGAATATTTAATTCACAAATATAAGAACTTTGTTCGCGCGAAATCAAGATCTTATTTTTTAGTGGGTGCCGATCGAGAAGATATTGTTCAAGAAGGTATGATTGGATTGTTTAAAGCTATTCGTGATTATAAAGAGGACAAGCTGTCTTCATTCAAAGCATTTGCTGAACTGTGTATCACTCGACAAATTATTACCGCTATTAAAACAGCAACAAGGCAAAAACATATTCCATTAAATTCGTATGTGTCTTTAGATAAGCCAATTTACGATGAGGAATCTGATCGAACACTGTTAGATGTTATTTCGGAAGCGAAAGTAACTGATCCTGAAGAAATGATTATAAGTCAGGAAGAATATAGCGACATAGAATCTAAAATATCTGAATTATTAAGCGATTTAGAAAGAAAAGTACTCTCTTTATACTTAGATGGTCGTTCCTATCAAGAAATTTCAGAACAGTTAAACAGACATGTGAAATCCATTGATAATGCATTGCAGCGTGTGAAAAGGAAGTTGGAACGATATATGGAAATGAGAGAGAGTACAAATTTAAATTCATAG
- the secE gene encoding preprotein translocase subunit SecE, which translates to MRLTNFFGDVGREMKKVSWPKKDELLRSTATVIATVVFFAIFFAVVDMGISSLIRLILG; encoded by the coding sequence ATGCGTTTAACGAACTTTTTCGGCGATGTAGGTCGCGAAATGAAAAAAGTAAGTTGGCCTAAAAAAGATGAATTACTCCGCTCAACAGCGACTGTTATCGCTACAGTTGTGTTCTTTGCGATTTTCTTCGCAGTAGTTGATATGGGCATTTCTTCTTTAATTCGGTTAATTCTTGGTTAA
- the gltX gene encoding glutamate--tRNA ligase, which translates to MEKQVRVRYAPSPTGHLHIGNARTALFNYLFARHQDGKFIIRIEDTDVKRNVAGGEESQLKYLKWLGMDWDEGVDVGGEFGPYRQTERLDIYKKLYVDLLERGLAYKCYMTEEELEAEREGQIARGETPRYAGNHRDLTEEQMKGFEAEGRIPSIRFRVPADRDYTFKDIVKDEVAFHSNDFGDFVIVKKDGIPTYNFAVAVDDHLMEITHVLRGDDHISNTPKQMMIYEAFGWDIPRFGHMTLIVNESRKKLSKRDESIIQFIEQYKELGYLPEAIFNFIALLGWSPVGEDEIFSQDEFIKMFDAARLSKSPALFDSQKLKWMNNQYMKKQELDTVVELSLPHLVKAGRVGENLSGQEQAWVRDVIALYHDQMSFGAEIVELSEMFFKDHVDYEEEGQEVLKGEQVPEVLRAFAGQLEALEALEPAAVKASIKAVQKETGHKGKNLFMPIRVATTGQTHGPELPNAIALLGKEKVLNRIQKVIG; encoded by the coding sequence ATGGAAAAGCAAGTGAGAGTGCGCTATGCGCCAAGTCCAACAGGACACTTACATATCGGAAATGCGCGTACGGCATTATTTAATTATTTATTTGCTCGTCATCAAGATGGTAAGTTTATTATTCGTATTGAAGATACTGATGTAAAACGTAATGTTGCTGGTGGAGAAGAAAGCCAATTAAAATACTTGAAATGGCTCGGTATGGATTGGGATGAAGGTGTTGATGTTGGTGGTGAGTTTGGACCATATCGTCAAACAGAGCGTTTAGATATTTATAAAAAATTATATGTAGATTTATTAGAGCGTGGTTTAGCTTACAAATGTTATATGACAGAAGAAGAGCTAGAAGCAGAGCGTGAAGGTCAAATCGCTCGTGGTGAAACACCGCGTTATGCTGGAAATCACCGTGATTTAACTGAGGAACAAATGAAAGGGTTTGAGGCTGAAGGCCGCATTCCAAGTATTCGTTTCCGTGTACCTGCTGATCGCGACTACACGTTTAAAGATATCGTAAAAGACGAAGTGGCATTCCATTCAAATGATTTTGGCGATTTCGTTATCGTGAAAAAAGATGGTATTCCAACTTATAACTTTGCGGTAGCAGTAGATGATCACTTAATGGAAATTACACACGTACTTCGTGGTGATGATCATATTTCAAACACGCCAAAACAAATGATGATTTACGAAGCTTTCGGTTGGGATATCCCGAGGTTCGGTCATATGACTTTAATTGTAAATGAAAGCCGTAAAAAATTAAGTAAGCGTGATGAATCTATTATTCAATTTATTGAGCAATATAAAGAGCTTGGATATCTTCCAGAAGCAATCTTTAATTTTATTGCACTACTAGGTTGGTCGCCGGTAGGAGAAGATGAAATCTTCTCTCAAGATGAGTTTATCAAAATGTTTGATGCAGCTCGTTTATCGAAATCACCTGCATTGTTTGATTCTCAAAAACTAAAATGGATGAACAACCAATATATGAAAAAGCAAGAATTAGATACGGTTGTTGAACTAAGCTTACCGCATTTAGTGAAGGCTGGTCGCGTAGGTGAAAACTTAAGCGGACAAGAACAAGCTTGGGTTCGTGATGTAATTGCTTTATATCATGACCAAATGAGCTTTGGAGCTGAAATTGTAGAGCTTTCTGAAATGTTCTTTAAAGATCATGTTGATTATGAAGAAGAAGGACAAGAAGTATTGAAAGGTGAACAAGTACCTGAAGTGCTTCGTGCATTTGCTGGTCAATTAGAAGCTCTAGAAGCGCTGGAGCCAGCAGCAGTTAAAGCTTCTATTAAAGCAGTTCAAAAGGAAACAGGACATAAAGGTAAAAACTTATTTATGCCAATCCGTGTTGCTACTACTGGACAAACGCATGGCCCAGAACTTCCTAATGCGATTGCTCTTCTTGGAAAAGAAAAAGTTTTAAATCGTATTCAAAAAGTAATTGGTTAA
- the rlmB gene encoding 23S rRNA (guanosine(2251)-2'-O)-methyltransferase RlmB translates to MSSEYIIGRNPVIEALRSGRDINKIWIAEGAAKGQVQIVLALAKENKVILQHAPKKKLDQLVEGNHQGVIAQVAAYQYAELEDLFKVAEKRNEDPFFLILDEIEDPHNLGSIMRTADATGAHGIIIPKRRAVGLTASVAKASTGAIEYIPVARVTNLSRTIDELKERGLWIAGTDAKGKTDYRNLDGKMPIGLVIGSEGKGMSRIIGEKCDFLITLPMVGKVTSLNASVAASLLMYEVYRKRHEIGK, encoded by the coding sequence ATGAGTAGTGAATATATTATCGGACGTAACCCTGTAATTGAAGCGTTACGGTCAGGGAGAGATATTAATAAAATTTGGATCGCAGAAGGTGCTGCCAAAGGGCAAGTACAGATTGTACTGGCATTAGCGAAAGAAAATAAGGTTATTTTGCAACACGCACCAAAGAAGAAATTAGATCAATTAGTTGAGGGAAATCATCAAGGTGTAATTGCTCAAGTAGCTGCATATCAATATGCCGAGCTAGAAGATTTATTTAAAGTAGCAGAAAAACGTAATGAAGATCCGTTCTTCTTAATTTTAGATGAAATTGAAGATCCACATAATCTAGGTTCTATTATGCGTACAGCTGATGCGACGGGAGCTCATGGAATTATTATTCCGAAAAGAAGAGCGGTAGGACTTACAGCGTCAGTTGCGAAAGCGTCGACTGGGGCAATTGAATATATTCCGGTTGCGCGTGTAACAAATCTATCTCGTACAATTGATGAATTAAAAGAACGTGGACTTTGGATTGCTGGTACAGATGCCAAAGGGAAAACAGATTACCGCAATTTAGATGGTAAAATGCCAATCGGATTAGTAATCGGTAGTGAAGGAAAAGGTATGAGTCGTATTATTGGTGAAAAATGTGATTTCCTAATTACTTTACCAATGGTAGGTAAAGTTACATCCTTAAATGCTTCAGTAGCCGCAAGTTTGTTAATGTATGAGGTATATCGTAAACGTCACGAAATTGGTAAATAA
- a CDS encoding class I SAM-dependent methyltransferase translates to MADHYFSNDPSSKSDRKRWEFTLRESRFTFLSDHGVFSKNEVDFGSRLLIEAFQMPDIKGDILDVGCGYGPIGLSLAKEFQGRDVHMVDVNERALGLAKENAANNRIENIRIFQSSVYENVDGKYAAILSNPPIRAGKDVVHEILEKAVEYLVSGGELWIVIQKKQGAPSALKKLEEVFSEVEVVEKKKGYYIIKSKKR, encoded by the coding sequence ATGGCAGACCATTATTTTTCTAACGACCCTTCTAGTAAAAGTGATCGTAAACGATGGGAATTTACACTTCGTGAATCTCGATTTACTTTTTTATCTGACCATGGGGTGTTCTCGAAAAACGAAGTGGACTTTGGTTCTCGTCTTTTAATTGAAGCGTTTCAAATGCCGGATATTAAAGGTGATATATTAGACGTAGGTTGCGGATACGGTCCTATTGGTTTATCGTTAGCGAAAGAGTTTCAAGGTCGTGACGTTCACATGGTGGATGTGAATGAAAGGGCGCTTGGGCTTGCGAAAGAAAACGCCGCTAATAACAGAATCGAGAATATACGTATTTTCCAAAGTAGCGTCTATGAAAATGTAGATGGCAAGTATGCTGCTATTCTATCTAACCCTCCAATTCGTGCTGGTAAAGATGTCGTGCACGAGATTTTAGAAAAGGCTGTGGAGTATTTGGTTTCAGGTGGAGAATTGTGGATTGTTATTCAAAAGAAACAAGGTGCACCATCTGCGCTGAAGAAACTAGAAGAAGTATTTTCTGAAGTTGAAGTTGTAGAAAAGAAAAAAGGATATTATATCATAAAATCAAAAAAGCGTTGA
- the rplJ gene encoding 50S ribosomal protein L10, which translates to MSKVIETKQQVVTEIAEKLRESKSTIVVDYRGLTVSEVTELRKNLREAGVEFKVYKNSLTRRAAESAEMAELNEFLTGPNAIAFSNEDVVAPAKVLNDFATKHEALEIKAGVIEGKLVTLDEVKAIATLPSREGLLSMLLSVLQAPIRNLALATKAVAEQKEEQGA; encoded by the coding sequence ATGAGCAAAGTAATCGAAACTAAACAACAAGTTGTAACTGAAATCGCTGAAAAACTTCGTGAGAGTAAATCTACAATCGTTGTTGACTACCGTGGTTTAACAGTTTCTGAAGTAACAGAATTACGTAAAAACTTACGTGAGGCTGGCGTTGAGTTCAAAGTTTACAAAAACTCTTTAACTCGTCGTGCTGCAGAGTCTGCTGAAATGGCTGAGTTAAACGAATTCTTAACAGGACCAAACGCAATCGCGTTCAGTAACGAGGATGTAGTTGCTCCTGCGAAAGTATTAAACGACTTCGCTACAAAACATGAAGCTTTAGAAATTAAAGCGGGCGTAATCGAAGGTAAACTTGTAACACTTGATGAGGTTAAAGCTATCGCTACTCTTCCATCACGTGAAGGCTTACTTTCTATGCTTCTTAGCGTTCTTCAAGCTCCAATCCGTAACCTTGCACTTGCTACTAAAGCAGTTGCAGAGCAAAAGGAAGAGCAAGGCGCTTAA
- the rplA gene encoding 50S ribosomal protein L1, which translates to MAKRGKKYVEAAKLVDRAAAYSATEAVELVKKTNTAKFDATVEAAFRLGVDPKKADQQIRGAVVLPHGTGKVQRVLVFAKGEKAKEAEAAGAEFVGDADYIGKIQQGWFDFDVVVATPDMMGEVGKLGRVLGPKGLMPNPKTGTVTFDVTKAVNEIKAGKVEYRVDKAGNIHVPIGKVSFEDAKLVENFKTIADTLQKAKPAAAKGTYMKNATVASTMGPGVRVDVSTLA; encoded by the coding sequence ATGGCTAAAAGAGGTAAAAAGTACGTAGAAGCTGCGAAGCTTGTTGATCGTGCAGCTGCTTACTCTGCAACAGAAGCAGTAGAATTAGTAAAGAAAACAAACACAGCTAAATTTGATGCGACTGTAGAAGCTGCATTCCGTTTAGGTGTTGACCCTAAGAAAGCTGACCAACAAATTCGTGGCGCAGTTGTTCTTCCACACGGTACTGGTAAAGTACAACGTGTATTAGTATTCGCTAAAGGCGAAAAAGCAAAAGAAGCTGAAGCTGCTGGCGCTGAATTCGTAGGCGATGCTGATTACATCGGTAAAATCCAACAAGGTTGGTTCGATTTCGATGTAGTAGTAGCAACTCCTGACATGATGGGTGAAGTTGGTAAACTTGGTCGCGTATTAGGACCTAAAGGTTTAATGCCAAACCCTAAAACTGGAACAGTTACTTTCGATGTAACTAAAGCTGTTAACGAAATCAAAGCTGGTAAAGTTGAATACCGCGTTGATAAAGCTGGTAACATCCACGTTCCAATCGGTAAAGTATCTTTCGAAGATGCTAAATTAGTAGAAAACTTCAAAACAATTGCTGACACGCTACAAAAAGCTAAGCCAGCTGCTGCAAAAGGTACTTACATGAAGAATGCAACTGTTGCTTCTACAATGGGACCTGGCGTACGCGTAGACGTTTCTACACTTGCGTAA
- the rpmG gene encoding 50S ribosomal protein L33: protein MRKKVVLSCEECKNRNYSTMKDTSSVERLEIKKFCKTCNKHTVHKETK, encoded by the coding sequence ATGAGAAAAAAAGTTGTACTCTCATGTGAAGAGTGTAAAAATCGAAACTACTCTACGATGAAAGATACGAGCTCAGTAGAGCGACTTGAGATAAAGAAGTTTTGTAAAACATGCAATAAGCATACAGTTCACAAGGAAACAAAATAA
- the cysE gene encoding serine O-acetyltransferase, producing the protein MFKRLREDIGVVFEQDPAARSYFEVILTYSGLHAVWSHRIAHAFYKRNFFFIARWISQVSRFFTGIEIHPGATIGRRFFIDHGMGVVIGETCEIGDNVTIYQGVTLGGTGKEKGKRHPTIQDNVLIATGAKVLGSITVGENSKIGAGSVVLKEVPAHSTVVGIPGRVVIQNGVKIGQELNHSDLPDPIFDKLKVMEAELDKLRKQLEVKVERKDKNDYSHL; encoded by the coding sequence ATGTTTAAGAGGCTTCGGGAAGATATTGGAGTCGTTTTTGAACAGGATCCAGCGGCACGAAGTTATTTCGAAGTCATTTTAACTTACTCTGGATTACATGCAGTTTGGTCCCATCGAATTGCACATGCTTTTTATAAAAGGAATTTTTTCTTTATTGCACGCTGGATTTCACAAGTAAGTCGTTTTTTTACTGGCATTGAGATTCATCCAGGAGCAACTATTGGTCGTCGTTTTTTCATTGATCATGGAATGGGAGTTGTGATTGGAGAAACGTGTGAAATTGGTGATAATGTAACAATTTATCAGGGTGTTACATTAGGTGGCACCGGTAAAGAAAAAGGAAAGAGGCATCCTACAATTCAGGATAATGTATTAATTGCAACAGGTGCTAAAGTACTAGGATCGATTACGGTTGGAGAGAATTCTAAAATTGGAGCAGGATCTGTCGTATTAAAAGAAGTCCCTGCGCATTCTACAGTTGTAGGCATACCTGGTCGAGTCGTTATTCAAAATGGAGTAAAGATTGGTCAAGAATTAAATCATTCTGATCTTCCGGACCCAATTTTTGATAAATTAAAGGTTATGGAAGCAGAACTTGATAAATTGAGAAAGCAACTCGAAGTAAAGGTAGAAAGGAAGGATAAAAATGACTATTCACATTTATAA
- the rplL gene encoding 50S ribosomal protein L7/L12: protein MTKEQIIEAVKSMTVLELNDLVKAIEEEFGVTAAAPVAVAGGAGEAAAEKTEFDVVLASAGAQKIKVIKAVREITGLGLKEAKELVDNTPKAIKEGVSKEEAEEMKAKLEEVGAAVEVK from the coding sequence ATGACTAAAGAACAAATCATTGAAGCAGTTAAATCTATGACTGTATTAGAACTTAACGACTTAGTAAAAGCTATCGAGGAAGAATTCGGCGTAACTGCTGCTGCTCCTGTAGCTGTAGCTGGTGGCGCTGGTGAAGCTGCTGCTGAGAAAACTGAATTTGACGTAGTACTTGCAAGTGCTGGCGCTCAAAAAATCAAAGTTATCAAAGCTGTACGTGAAATCACTGGTCTTGGCTTAAAAGAAGCTAAAGAATTAGTTGACAACACTCCAAAAGCAATCAAAGAAGGCGTTTCTAAAGAGGAAGCTGAAGAAATGAAAGCTAAACTTGAAGAAGTTGGCGCTGCTGTAGAAGTTAAGTAA
- a CDS encoding Mini-ribonuclease 3, producing the protein MIDAKQLNSLALAYMGDAVYEQYIRYHLLQKGTVRPNQLHRLGTSFVSAKAQAKVVYHLLETAFLTEEEEAVLRRGRNANSGTVPKNTDVQTYRYSTALEALIGYHHLLNNRERLDEIVYKAIAVLEEKEGSTSS; encoded by the coding sequence ATGATTGATGCAAAGCAATTGAACAGCTTAGCGTTAGCATATATGGGTGATGCGGTATATGAACAATATATCCGCTATCACCTTCTTCAAAAAGGAACAGTTCGCCCTAATCAATTACATCGCTTAGGGACGAGCTTTGTTTCGGCAAAAGCACAGGCGAAAGTTGTTTATCATTTATTAGAGACGGCATTTTTGACAGAGGAAGAAGAGGCAGTACTAAGAAGAGGGCGAAATGCGAATTCGGGTACTGTTCCGAAGAATACGGATGTACAAACATACCGATATAGTACAGCTTTGGAAGCTTTAATCGGTTATCATCACTTATTAAATAATCGTGAAAGATTAGACGAAATTGTATATAAGGCAATTGCTGTTTTAGAAGAAAAGGAAGGGAGCACATCATCATGA
- the cysS gene encoding cysteine--tRNA ligase yields the protein MTIHIYNTLTRQKEEFIPLEENKVKMYVCGPTVYNYIHIGNARPPMVFDTVRRYLEYKGYDVQYVSNFTDVDDKLIKAANELGEDVPTIADRFVEAYFEDVTALGCKHATVHPRVTENMDIIIEFIHELVNKGYAYESEGDVYFRTKEFEGYGKLSHQPIADLRHGARIEVGEKKQDPLDFALWKAAKEGEIFWESPWGKGRPGWHIECSAMARKYLGDTIDIHAGGQDLAFPHHENEIAQSEALTGKTFARYWMHNGYINIDNEKMSKSLGNFILVHDIIKQYDPQLIRFFMLSVHYRHPINFSEELLQSTNNGLERIKTAYGNLKHRMESSTDLTDHNEKWLAEMEKFQAAFEEAMDDDFNTANAITELYNVANHANQYLLEEHTSKVVIGAYVKQLETLFDILGLEIAQEELLDEEIEALIQKRIEARKNRDFALSDQIRDDLKERNIILEDTAQGTRWKRG from the coding sequence ATGACTATTCACATTTATAATACGTTAACGCGTCAAAAGGAAGAGTTTATTCCACTAGAAGAAAATAAGGTAAAGATGTATGTGTGCGGACCTACAGTTTATAACTACATTCACATTGGGAATGCAAGACCACCTATGGTATTCGATACGGTACGCCGTTACTTAGAATATAAAGGATATGATGTGCAGTATGTATCTAACTTTACTGACGTGGATGATAAATTAATTAAGGCTGCAAATGAATTAGGCGAAGATGTGCCAACAATTGCGGATCGTTTTGTTGAAGCTTACTTTGAAGATGTAACGGCACTGGGTTGCAAACATGCGACGGTTCATCCGCGTGTAACGGAAAATATGGATATCATTATTGAATTTATTCATGAACTTGTGAATAAAGGGTATGCATATGAATCAGAAGGTGATGTGTACTTTAGAACAAAAGAATTCGAGGGTTACGGTAAATTATCGCATCAACCAATCGCAGACTTACGTCACGGTGCACGTATTGAAGTAGGAGAAAAGAAACAAGACCCTCTTGACTTTGCTTTATGGAAAGCTGCGAAAGAAGGAGAAATCTTCTGGGAAAGCCCATGGGGGAAAGGACGCCCAGGATGGCATATTGAATGCTCAGCGATGGCACGTAAATATTTGGGGGATACAATTGATATTCATGCTGGTGGTCAAGACTTGGCATTTCCTCATCATGAAAATGAAATTGCGCAGTCCGAGGCGTTGACTGGAAAAACATTTGCACGTTACTGGATGCATAATGGATATATTAATATTGATAATGAGAAAATGTCTAAGTCACTTGGGAACTTCATTTTAGTTCACGATATTATTAAGCAATATGATCCACAGTTAATTAGATTCTTTATGTTATCAGTGCATTACCGTCATCCAATTAACTTTAGTGAAGAGTTATTACAAAGTACGAATAATGGGCTAGAAAGAATTAAAACAGCTTACGGTAATTTAAAACATCGTATGGAAAGTAGTACAGATTTAACAGATCATAATGAGAAATGGTTAGCTGAAATGGAAAAATTCCAGGCTGCATTTGAAGAGGCAATGGATGATGATTTCAATACGGCTAATGCGATTACTGAATTATATAATGTAGCAAATCATGCAAATCAATATTTATTAGAAGAACATACTTCTAAAGTTGTAATTGGAGCATACGTGAAACAACTTGAAACATTATTTGATATTTTAGGATTAGAAATAGCGCAAGAAGAATTACTTGATGAAGAAATTGAGGCGCTTATCCAAAAGCGTATTGAAGCTCGTAAAAATCGTGATTTCGCATTATCCGATCAAATTCGCGATGATTTAAAAGAACGTAATATTATTTTAGAAGATACCGCTCAAGGTACAAGATGGAAAAGAGGATAA
- the nusG gene encoding transcription termination/antitermination protein NusG, whose protein sequence is MEKSWYVVHTYSGYENKVKANLEKRVESMGMQDKIFRVVVPEEVEVEMKNGKEKLMKRKVFPGYVLVELIMTDDSWYVVRNTPGVTGFVGSSGSGSKPSPLLEEEVVSIMKHMGMDNEVVDFDFELHETVRVNEGPFADYTGAIEEIDVEKKKVSVLVDMFGRETPVELDFHQIEKL, encoded by the coding sequence ATGGAAAAAAGTTGGTATGTTGTCCATACTTATTCTGGATATGAAAATAAAGTAAAAGCAAACCTAGAGAAACGTGTAGAATCGATGGGTATGCAAGATAAAATTTTCCGTGTTGTTGTCCCGGAAGAAGTAGAAGTAGAAATGAAAAATGGTAAAGAAAAATTAATGAAAAGAAAAGTGTTCCCAGGTTACGTGTTAGTGGAACTAATCATGACTGATGACTCTTGGTATGTTGTTCGTAATACACCGGGTGTAACAGGCTTTGTTGGTTCTTCGGGTTCTGGATCTAAACCATCTCCTCTATTAGAAGAGGAAGTTGTTTCCATTATGAAACATATGGGAATGGACAACGAAGTGGTTGATTTCGACTTTGAACTTCATGAGACAGTACGTGTAAATGAGGGTCCATTCGCAGATTATACAGGTGCTATTGAAGAAATTGATGTGGAGAAGAAGAAAGTTAGTGTACTTGTAGACATGTTTGGTCGCGAGACTCCAGTTGAACTTGACTTCCATCAAATTGAAAAATTATAA
- the rplK gene encoding 50S ribosomal protein L11, whose amino-acid sequence MAKKVIKMVKLQIPAGKANPAPPVGPALGQAGVNIMGFCKEFNARTADQAGLIIPVEITVFEDRSFTFITKTPPAAVLLKKVAGIESGSGEPNRNKVATVKRDKVREIAETKMPDLNAASVEAAMRMVEGTARSMGIVIED is encoded by the coding sequence GTGGCTAAAAAGGTAATTAAAATGGTAAAGCTTCAAATTCCTGCAGGTAAAGCTAACCCAGCTCCACCAGTTGGTCCAGCATTAGGACAAGCAGGTGTTAACATCATGGGCTTCTGTAAAGAGTTCAACGCTCGTACAGCAGATCAAGCTGGTCTTATCATCCCTGTTGAAATTACGGTATTTGAGGACCGTTCATTCACTTTCATTACTAAAACTCCTCCTGCTGCTGTTCTTCTTAAGAAAGTAGCTGGTATTGAGTCTGGTTCTGGTGAACCAAACCGTAATAAAGTGGCAACTGTTAAGCGTGATAAAGTACGCGAAATCGCTGAAACTAAAATGCCTGACCTAAACGCTGCTAGTGTAGAAGCTGCAATGCGTATGGTTGAAGGTACTGCACGCAGTATGGGCATCGTTATCGAAGACTAA